The Desmodus rotundus isolate HL8 chromosome 3, HLdesRot8A.1, whole genome shotgun sequence genome includes a region encoding these proteins:
- the SPOCD1 gene encoding SPOC domain-containing protein 1 isoform X2: protein MPLFDSGAVIYLLGAINLDQAGGLQPPKLGPLDNMMEVSSASPAQRPRRKGRPRAQGPTGCQVGLPLQEAHAEGPGCGPVEAEEEEPSEQDWGEDSVQLPVQKEKLPLDIGTRDTVVRVLQNVLWSRLRQVPDLVLSGEVVEGIAAGIEVALFDLTRATNCHYKNKYRSLLFNLRDPRNHDLFLKVVRGEVTPQGLVRMNSFQLAPQELALWRDQEEKRGLEIIEQQQKESRSLPTSKLTHKGEVEILRDTDQVLTLEDLVEPMVSDERSPLALPATSKGPTERQEGPTDWQENRAEQHGHHFLDLSCHLCKDWKSLCELPGFSKANRRVEDNVLQTAPSPASVSSSEMPQLGEKPSMEPQDRLQMSAGLTKALSSQPPWEGALHMFSIKQFRVKAQLVSGLSCQLITALPQVICSAGCIPPNTIWDLLASICPAKAKDFCVVRLSPQGARDTQNCRLLYSYLNNKQCHGLAAVEQVMVVLLPLPAFQPLPARLRSLGGPGLETTHSSLLLAVLFPKAGLPDTAEFSPLLGKVHKTVSFNKKVEMRCYQQKDKRPDVARKGSPPPGGTLQQSQGKGSLAPRGLCAWQRPSRGRGRLWEESDTWQSPGQGQGPTRPGWCQSWHPYLAAPAGHSQHLHRASCPQQALLQHLECLVTMSHQLQASLRFSGQELLPRSHAMLGLFDQPPGPAPDSSLRPTDGAGSECSLPKET, encoded by the exons TTTGATTCTGGAGCAGTGATCTACCTCCTGGGGGCCATCAACCTCGACCAGGCAGGGGGCCTGCAGCCTCCAAAGCTGGGGCCTCTGGACAACATGATGGAGGTCAGCTCAGCCTCACCTGCCCAAAGGcccagaaggaagggaaggcccagggcccagggccccacGGGGTGCCAG GTGGGGCTTCCTCTTCAGGAGGCTCATGCTGAGGGTCCGGGG TGCGGCCCAGTGGAGGCTGAAGAGGAGGAGCCCAGTGAACAGGACTGGGGAGAAGACTCAG TTCAGCTCCCAGTCCAAAAGGAGAAGCTACCCCTGGATATTGGGACACGGGACACTGTGGTCCGTGTCCTGCAGAACGTGCTGTGGAGTCG CCTTCGGCAGGTCCCGGACCTGGTGCTGagtggggaggtggtggagggcaTCGCTGCTGGCATCGAGGTAGCCCTCTTCGACCTGACACGAGCCACCAACTGCCACTACAAGAACAAGTACCGCAGCCTGCTGTTCAACCTCCGTGACCCCAGGAACCAT gaCCTGTTTCTCAAAGTGGTTCGTGGAGAGGTCactccccagggcctggtgcgAATGAACTCATTTCAGCTGGCCCCCCAAGAGCTGGCTCTCTGGCGGGaccaggaggagaaaagg ggcctggagATCATTGAGCAGCAACAGAAGGAGTCCCGCAGCCTCCCGACCTCCAAACTGACCCACAAGGGTGAAGTCGAGATTCTGCGGGACACAGATCAAGTGCTAACCCTGGAGGATCTGGTG GAACCCATGGTGTCCGATGAGCGCAGCCCACTGGCCCTGCCTGCCACGTCGAAGGGCCCCACGGAGCGGCAGGAGGGCCCCACGGATTGGCAGGAAAACCGCGCAGAGCAGCATGGGCACCACTTCTTAGACCTCAGCTGCCACCTCTGCAAGG ACTGGAAGTCCTTATGTGAACTACCAGGCTTCTCCAAGGCCAACAGAAGGGTGGAGGACAATGTCTTACAGACAGCCCCAAGCCCAGCCTCTGTGTCCTCTTCAGAGATGCCCCAGCTCGGGGAGAAACCTTCCATGGAGCCCCAGGACAG GCTCCAGATGTCTGCCGGGCTTACAAAGGCCCTGTCCAGCCAGCCTCCCTGGGAGGGGGCTCTGCACATGTTCTCCATCAAGCAGTTCCGGGTCAAGGCCCAGCTGGTCTCAGGACTCAGCTGTCAGCTCATCACG gccctgccccaggtgATCTGCTCAGCAGGCTGCAtccctcccaacaccatctggGACCTTCTGGCCAGCATCTGCCCAGCCAAGGCCAAG GACTTCTGTGTGGTCAGGCTGAGCCCGCAGGGGGCTCGGGACACCCAGAACTGCCGCCTGCTCTACTCCTACCTCAACAATAAGCAATGCCATGGCCTGGCAGCTGTGGAACAGGTGATGGTggtcctgctgcccctgcccGCTTTCCAGCCCCTGCCCGCCAGACTGCGCTCTCTTGGAGGCCCAG gACTGGAAACCACTCACTCAAGCCTGCTGCTGGCCGTGCTGTTCCCCAAGGCAGGGCTTCCAGACACAGCAGAGTTCAGCCCCTTGCTGGGGAAAGTTCACAAGACGGTCTCCTTCAACAAAAAAGTGGAGATGAGATGCTACCAGCAGAAGGACAAGAGGCCAGATGTTGCTCGGAAggggtcccctcccccagggggcaCCCTTCAGCAAAGCCAGGGcaaaggcagcctggctccaagGGGACTTTGTGCTTGGCAGAGGCCCTCTAGAGGCAGGGGGAGACTGTGGGAAGAGTCTGACACCTGGCAGAGTCCTGGGCAAGGCCAGGGGCCCACAAGACCAGGCTGGTGCCAGTCCTGGCACCCCTATTTAGCAGCACCAGCTGGTCATAGCCAGCACCTCCACAGGGCTTCCTGTCCCCAGCAAGCCCTGCTCCAGCATCTTGAATGCCTGGTGACTATGAGCCACCAGCTCCAAGCCTCCCTGAGATTCTCAGGCCAGGAGCTTCTTCCCCGGTCCCATGCAATGCTTGGCCTCTTTGACCAgccccctggcccagcccctgactCCTCTTTGAGACCTACAGATGGAGCTGGCTCTGAATGTTCCCTCCCTAAAGAAACGTGA